CACATGTTTGTGACGAGTAATAATCCTAAAAGAACGCTGAAATTCGCACATAAAAGCGGCTTAATCCGCAGCAGGTCTTATACACTTAAACAAAGAGGAAAACGAAAGACCTCGGCCTTAAATAAAGAGTCATTTCTCAAATTCCTCTTCAGCGAGCGCTCGCACAGAAGacctgctgttgtagaaaacaGCTGGAAACGTGTCAGGAGTGACCGGGACATCCGATTTAAGTTCTTCTGGCCTGACACGGGGATGTTCTGCATGAAAATGAATGTGCCATGTCATAATAATACTGAGTGATGAAGGCAGGGTGAGTTATGGCGCTGTTATTTAGTGGGACTTTACAAGAATCTGgcagcttttttatttaatacttttttttttattattatgggaACACAGCAGCACATTTCCATAGCAGCCACGATAAATAAACCCAGGAGCTGTGTAGAGAGATGAATGTTATTCCTTTATCGTGAGTGAAAAGTATACAGTAAAACAGCATTAGGATGTGAAGGATTctgtgtacattttatgtaaagGTGTAAAAACTAAAGAACACGAGTGCGGGTAGGTAAGCAGAaggaaattataataataataataattttaaaaaaaaactaggcGACAAATACGCAACTAGGTAAGAAGTAACCTGTGTGACATGACGGACCATAAAGCACACTATATGTCACCTGTCATAACAGTTGAGGTCCAGTAATATAACATGCCGAGGGGTCTCTATGTCAGGTCATGACGTTTGCGGTCATGACGTCAAACTCTGCTAATGGTGCTCTGTCATGTGATGACagtttgatgatgtcatgacATCAAACAAAGTGTGCTCTATGTTGTGTTCTGATGTTCGCGACGCCAGTATGCCAAAGAGTGACATTCGATGACATGACATCAATCTTGCCACTCTGTCACGTTATGATATTTGACCATGGTGCTCGTTATGACCATGGTGCTCTCCGGCGGGTATGTCTTCACGCAAGCTGTGCTTGGAACGTTTTGTTACCACACTCGGCATAGattgatgtcacatgacgtagACCACACTCGGCATCAGTCTATGCCGAGTGTGGTctacgtcatgtgacatcagtCTATGCCGAGTGTGGTctacgtcatgtgacatcagtCTATGCCGAGTGTGGTctacgtcatgtgacatcagtCTATGCCGAGTGTGGTCTATGTCATGTGACCTCAATCTATGCCGAGTGTGGTCTACGTCATGTGACCTCAATCTATGCCGAGTGTGGTctacgtcatgtgacatcaatCTATGCCGAGTGTGGTCTACGTCATGTGACCTCAATCTATGCCGAGTGTGGtctgcgtcatgtgacatcaatCTATGCCGAGTGTGGTCTGCGTCATGTGACAACAACCTATGCCGTGTGGTctacgtcatgtgacatcagtCTATGCCGAGTGTGGTCTGCGTCATGTGACCTCAATCTATGCCGAGTGTGGTCTACACTATGTCATGTGACATTTAATGACATGACATCAATCTGTGCCGAGTGTGGTctacgtcatgtgacatcagtCTATGCCGAGTGTGATCTACACTATGTCACAGGACATTTAATGACATGACATCAATCTATGCCGAGTGTGGTCTACGTCATGTGACATTTAATGACGTGACATCAATCTATACCAAGTGTCCTCTATGTCAcgtgacactgacactggagactccttctatacaCGTTAAACAGGTTCGTATGTGGAGCGTCCCCAATACGAGACCCTGTGATTAGGTATTAGAATGAGCAAGATGAACCCGTGACtcgccttgcagctggaactacctCTTGGAGGTTCTCGAGATCCGGGCCGCTACCACGAATTTGGAACATATCGGCGTAGGTTCGTCCTCAGCCACTGCTCCGTCTTCTCTGTCTTGTTTTTAATTACGTTCACACGCAGTGCCTGTATGAGGCGAAAAGGCGCCAGAAGGAGCCCCAGCAAGTGCAACTGGAGCTAAGGCAGCCGTCTGTGCGGAGCAGGAATGTAAGGCTCGCTCATTTGAAGTTAAAGATAGAGGCAGCGCAGGCTGGAGCCTGACAGTTTCTAATTTCAGCCTGCTGCTCTCGCTTCACTGCACTGCTTTTGTTGTGGTGCTCGGGCCTGTTGAGAAAGCAAGAGGGACGTCTACGGCAGGAACAACATTACAGGCGACACAACTTTGTAAatacgagcgagagagagagagagagagagagagagagagagagagagagagggggaccaTGGTGCTCTCCGGCGGGTATGTCTTCACGCAAGCTGTGCTTGGAACGTTTTGTTACACTTGAATATTTAGTAAACATTTTGTCCTGCTTTAAGATTGTCAGTGACGAGTGACATTTTATCCATTGTTttgagttgttttttgttttgttttgttcgaCATGCAGTTCGTATCATCTGTTGGCTGGTGTCAGAGCTTTCCTGGATCAAGGGCAGGACATTCTCTAAACCTAATCATGCATTACACACCGATGAAAAGAACAGGCTTGGAAGAGTGGACCCGATTGTCAGATTTGAACCGTGTTCCGTAACCTCTCCGTAACGGCGGAAAGAAAACGTCTTTAATCTGATCCGACTGCTTTATATTAAAGGTGCCGATTACTTTTCTGTAACGGCAGCTCGGACAGCGGGTTTATTTTAACGCGATCGCTTCTGTAGTTGCAAACTTACGTGACACGACGACTTGTACGGCGGACGCTCGCCATAGACggatgtttaaaaacaaaaaatgcacgTTTGTTTATtgaacgtttatggaaggagtctccagcgtcagtggTGACTCTAGCTACGTAATTACACCTACGACGATGACATAACTGACAAAGAAAGCACGAACGACGATAAGCGATAACCGTGGCAGCAAGATGGAAAAGAATCGGATAAATCTTAAATTTGACCTCgatgctgaaaaaaacccaaacaaactcTTGACCCCCTGACCTCTTtctattcaaaataataaacatttcaattTTAAATACACGAGTACAATTTTTCCCAAACCTTTTCTAACTTTGGCTACAAAAATATTCgtattgcattaaaaaaaaacaacattattattattattattattattttttaaagatctcAGAATGCCAGTTTGTTTTGGAGGAACGCTAACTGGCTTCGTTTCTCCTGCAGTTGTTTCATGGTCGTGTTATTTCAGGCTTTGGAACACAGCTACAACCTTTACGTCCACGCTATGTTTAGCTTCCTGGCTAAAGTTCAAGTGCAAGATacctgattcatcctgatgctctacttgTGACTCACCTTCTGCGGTCGCAGATGGTTCCACATTGGATACCTTAAAGCAGAGGTTCTTCAACTTTGTGTAGCCAGGGACCCCTTTATCTgtcaaataaattccacagacccAACCCCAAATATGGATTTACTTCGTAGgcattgtttaaaatgtaatttaaattttttttggagaCCTTTCtcttcctgaactttccaccgaTAGAACATATTAGGTCCGAGTtgactttggtgcttggaccccatgTAACATATGACATCTAACATCTTTGTTAATACAGGTGGTGATTTCCACCAACTGTAACAAAATCAAAATACGTAAGAACAGCCGCTAGAATCATGAAGACTGTCTTACGCGAATCCCAGGAGTCTTATCGACAACATTCCATATTCATACGCCATATTCAGAGTCCAAAAGTTACGTCACAGTTCAAAGTGGAAAAGTTTATGGGGTTATGCACTCGCatccgttttatttatttatttattttggggggTTCCTCATtcggattatttaaaaaaatatatataaataaataataatcgcCTGTGTGTAGTACACACCAGATTTCGGCAGATTTTTCTTGACTACGTAAGCGTCCGAGACAGGGTTTTTACAACAGCCTGGGGTTGCCTTTAAACCCTGAGAACATTAAAAATCAGGTATAGATAATATGGACTGTAAAATAGTCCCCCCCCGCCCCCGTTTGCTGTCAAAAAACAAGAGATAATTTGAATACAAgaactaaaaatgtttttaataatacgATGACGTATGACGGAGTTGTAGTTAACACATTAATCActggtttaattgaacaaaatggcttccgcacttattattcagcagcttatagaatagcacttgatccagcacatcgtatcactttgtgtttttaatgtccGGCTCTGACGGTTATTCCATGAGCACAACTCGTGAAATTATAACATGTGATGTAGGATATagagagattattattattattattattattattatattgtactgTGACGTATTGCGAGCTTAACTCTTAGAACGTTGATTCTCATCTTAGAACGTTGATTCTCATCTTAGAACGTTGACTGTTCTCCCACCGCCCTGGTACGCTCTCTGGTTTCACCTTCCTTTTGGGACATGGATGATTGGATTCCCTGTTGCTGTAGCGATGTATCACATGATCAGGATGACAGGGTTAGCTTTGTGCAGTCAGCCATGGCTCTTCACCATTGTGCTCACTCTTCTTTGTCCTGCTCTGTGGCGACAGACTGTACTTTGAGTCGTATAAGAGCGTGCATGCTTTAACCACATTACCACAGAGGTATACCAAAGAACACAGCCGATTAAACCCATGGCCGCTGTATTACTGTAACACGATTCTGCGTAGCTAATCGGACTTTAAACATAAAACGCGAGACTGATCGAGTTCTTTTGTCGTTTGTTCTGTTGGGCAGAATGATCGAGGAAGCTCAACGTAGCAGCAGCACCATGGCAGACAGAAGACAACTGTTTGCTGAGATGCGTAAGTGTCACaacgtttttgttgttgttgttgacaatTAACGCAACGATGTTTCACACACGGCTGTAAGTTCGTCACGGCAACACGTtgcaataatataataacgTCGGGATAAATCTTTAGCAAAGGTGGTGCTCAAAGCGTCAAcgcctccgtcctgaagatgtcagaaaacatcAAAGACAACAACGTCTcacctgacactggagactccttccataaatactCTAAATGCTTAAAAGGTCCCTTCTCGTTTCAGGAGCTCTACAGTTGGATTCCATCAGACTTTCCACTTACAGAACTGCGTGCAAGCTCCGATTCATTCAGAAGAGGTGCAATTGTGagtacagcactttttatacGTTACGTTTAAAAGTTGTGGAGCGTCCACGGGGagcaaaaccacacacaaaaaaactaagttagttcctgttctcgcttgcTCCTGTGACTAAAATAACGACTTGCCAGAATTAAACATGACACTCAATGGTCTCAAATGACCAACGGATATCACGTAAAAATCCATGTTTGTGCTGATCCTACCAGCCATTTTGGTCCTTACACTGTCCACCCTCTGTGCTTGCAGTGCACCTAGTGGACATCTGGAATGTCATCGAAGCCTTCCGGGAGAACGGCCTTAACACCATGGACCTCAACACGGAGTTCTCAGTGGCTCGACTCGAAGCAATACTGTCCACGATCTTCTTGCAGCTGAACAAGCGTATGCCCACTACACACCAGATCAGTGTGGAGCAATCCGTGTTACTTCTGCTCAACTTCTTGCTGGCGGCATATGACCCGTAAGACCCCAGATCTCTTTTGTGTAAATGGACATCCTAGCACAGTCGGTCCCAAGCAGGGTTGTTGGGGATAAATGGACCAGggtccctttttttcccccaaggaGAAACACAGAAGTAAGGGTCGGGTTTTGGCATCCATGTTACTGTTTGAAATACAAAACGCAATGACAGACTAAGCAAACATTGTCAATCAGCGTACACGTTACATGGAGGGACAAATGACAAgttcatttgaatgttttgaacatcAGGACGTCTTCTTACGGACTTGAATCgcagtagaatttttttttagccgTTTCACGAACAACAGCATGTGGTCACGTGTGTTATGTTTCAGTTGAACATCTCTTCCTGAACCAATTAGCATCGGTCGTTTGCATCTCAAAGGATTGCGAAAAAGTAGTGAAGTTCTCCACCCATCCTCCTTAATGGTAACTCTAGCTTGCTCTTGGGATTTCGAGTCCACATCTCCTCAGCGTTACGCCAATGACTCACCAAAATGTTGCATGGTTAAGAGCGATGAGGGGGCTCTTCGTTTCAGAGGCATGCTTTTATAGTATTGAATGCATCTAGTAAGTTTTAACGaggtttcccccccccccccttttcttgTAGGGAAGGTCTAGGCAAGATCTCGGTATTTGTCGTGAAGATGGCGCTTGCTACGTTATGTGGAGGGAAGATTCTGGACAAATTAAGATGTAAGCTTCACCTTGAATTTTACCTCTGGGCTGAGTCGAGTAAGGTTGATTGATGAAACTTTTATCACGGTTTAACAAGGTCATAGAAACTAAGCTTCGGTTAATAAACAAGACCTTGACCGTGTCTAGTATCTACTCACCaatgacttatttttttcacaaacCTAAATATGTTGCAATCAAATATATTATCAAAACCTAGTTCAGTGGTCTTGAGGATTCttattggaagaaaaaaaaaaaacccccaatgcTTGAATATttacattctttcttttctgtcgtTGTTGCTCAGACATTTTTTCTCAGATAGCAGATCCCACAGGTGTGATGGTTTATTCCCAGTTTGACCAGTTCTTGAAGGAGGTGCTCAAGCTTCCCGTTACTGTTTTTGAAGGACCGTCTTTTAGCTATGCCGAGCAGACCGCACGGACTTGCTTTGCACAACAAGTACGTAAAAACGTTACTGTTcattatattttacagtttcatttttgttttggcCGCACGGcggcttagtggctagcacgttcgcctcacacctccaggtccggggttcgagtccctgggtgtgcggagtttgcatgttctccccgtgctgcgggggtttcctccgggtactccggtttcctcccccagtccaaagacatgcatggtagtctgattggcgtgtctaaagtgtccgtagtgtatgaatgggtgtgtgagtgtgtatgtgattgtgccctgcgatggattggaaccctgtgcagggtgtaccccgccttgtgccccatgctccctgggataggctccaggtttccccatgaccctgaaaaggataaagcggtatagaagatggatggatggatggatttttgttttggatttccAACTAGGAATCACGAGTAGGTGTAGTGTCGGTACAGTTGCACCGATCTTCCAGGTTTCTGGTTGGAAGCCGACAACAAAAATGAAACtatacaatagaaataatacaggtttttttttttgtacttgttGTTGACGTCCATTTACCTGGTTGTTTTTATTACAGAAGCAGGTTTCTCTGAACGTGTTCCTGGACACCTTCATGTCCGATCCTCCGCCACAGTGTCTTGTATGGTTGCCGCTTATGCATCGGCTGGCTAACGTGGAGAACGGTGAGGTTTTTAATCATCTTCTCAGGTCAAAACTTATGGCCACTTTACAGGGTCACACTTGTAACCTTGCACGTTCATCTTCTGGACACAAACAGATATTTGAAGCATTTTATATTTCGTCACGTTGTATTTGTTCTctgtcctgtacacacacacacacacacagtggttatTAGAAGGTTATAAAGAACTTTTGTATATATTGATTTACAATATATATGCAAATTTTGCTTGAAAGCTACGGTTACTTTTCCACTGCAGCGTAATCAAGATTGCACCAGTGCATGGAATACTAGTAAACAGAACATGAGGGCTTATGGTGTGCTAAAAGGTGTGGCTCGATTTGTTTATCTTCACCCGTAGTCTTCCACCCCGTTGAGTGCTCCTACTGCCACAGCCAAAGCATGATGGGATTTCGCTATCGGTGCCAACAATGCCATAATTACCAGCTCTGTCAGGAGTGCTTCTGGAAGGGCCTTGCCTCCGGCTCCCATAGCAACCAGCACCAGATGAAGGAATACACGTCATGGGTAAGACACGCCAGGTTCAACCGATTCCTTCCCAAAAGCACAGATTTGAACTGAACGTTTTTGgtgaaaagaataaatgaaaatcTTTGAAGAAAACGTATAACAGATGAAGCTTTTCTTCCCTCCAGAAATCTCCTGCTAAGAAGTTATCGAACGCTCTTAGTAAGTCTCTGAGCTGTGCCTCTAACCGGGAGCAACTCCATCCCGTGTTCTCCGACGTTCCTGAGAAACCTCTCAACCTTGCTCACGTGGTGTAAGTCGATCTTGAACTCGTGCCTAAAAACTGGTTGCAAATGTCATAACCTACACCTGTTCACCACGTCTCTGATGAGACGTATAGCCGTGTATACCACAGCGCTGGCGAATTGTGGATTCGGATTGGTCGCAAGGTGTTGggtcattttctagaacagcatcTGCAAAACAAAGGATGATtttaagaggaaaaataaaaaaagaaaaaaagagagaggctggttgACTGCTCGAAGGAATGACTGCTTGTAGTTGCTAAACGCAAGTGGTAGCTTGACCATTAAATGGAAATATGAACGATATGACGGGTCATcctttacaattttttttaaaaaacccaaaaaacacttGTTAGGGTTGACAAATGActgtggtaaaagaggaataaaacccatcaaaacatgctgttaatttggtgaattttttttttgccacgaCAGCCTTACATAACTTGATGTGTCTTGGGGGAAAGCACTGCACTTAACataatttttgtcttttttcttttcttttttgctacCACAAATAGTGACACTTGGTAAGTCGACCATGTCGTTTGCATATTAATCCCCCTAATCATTTACACTGCCAAACCCTTAGATGgtgtaaaaatatacataatgtaGAAGCTGAACACATCACTCACCCTGGATCTGTATCATCATTGTGTCctctaacatttatttatttattttttaaaatctaaattgTGTCTCTGCTCCAGGCCTCCAAGGCCAGCGAACAGTGGGAACGAGTACACGCTGTCCCACACCATGCCTTCGACCAACAAGCCCTTCAGAGTGTGAGTGCAGCATTGAACACATACCACTGTACTGCTACGGTGCAAAAAATATGTCATCGTGGTagtagttcctgttataacaTAAATATAAGATTGATCAAATATAGCACTGTCAATCCTATTTCTAAACAGGTTTAAATGTTCTTATTCTACTGGTGGAccagtttgtttctttttagaaaTTTCTGATAAAACTATCAGCCACTAGAACAACACTATTTCATACTTCAAATCAGTAAAAATGGCTAGAAACGGCTAGGTCGAATGATCTTTTAAttggtttactgtaatcttGTAATAGGAAATACCAGATAAATCCGACTATATTCAAGGTAATTCGACTCGCTAACAcgtcattttttttgtaaacgtATCGGCCAAATAATGAGCCCGTCTTCATTTATATTAGGGTCTGCGGAGCGATAAAAACACTAAAGTGCAGTGTAGTGGGAGGCAAGGAGCAGGATTACGACCTTATCTTTGAAATGACAGAACGTTTAAGATGCTCATCGCGACAAAGAGAGGTGCCGATATTTAAGGCTTAGACGTagcctttaaaatatttttttccgaTACGGGAGACACCCACGCTAAAAACGacacttttctgctttttcagctaGAGCAGAAATGTGAAAGAATTAACTGCGGGAAAAcgaattcactgaaggggaaaggacgctGGACGGCGAATACGTGCTTTTGCTTCTACTTTAATTTTGCGCCGATTTTATCTAGGTGAATTGTGAAATGTCAATTCGCAAGCGTGTGATCTGACATAAAACAAGAAGGCGGAGCTTTGGGCACTTGCTGGGGAGTCaatgttaattattaaataacgCTCACATGGGGCTTTTACcactctgtttgtttgtttttttccgccCCACTTCTTGTCACAAATCTGGGAAACAAAATTAGCCACCTCATCCACTGTCATACACTGGGGGTTTCTGTACTATAATAACCCCTAGGATTTTCTTATTAGCTGTATCAACACCACTGCAGACTATATACGGTATATTCGAATTCAAAATGTCAGCAGAAAGCTTCTCTCAGCCCGCCATAACATACCGAGTGAGCGTGTGATGGATCGCCTCTTTCTGATAGCACACTTTCA
This Ictalurus furcatus strain D&B chromosome 1, Billie_1.0, whole genome shotgun sequence DNA region includes the following protein-coding sequences:
- the dtna gene encoding dystrobrevin alpha isoform X4, producing the protein MVLSGGMIEEAQRSSSTMADRRQLFAEMRALQLDSIRLSTYRTACKLRFIQKRCNLHLVDIWNVIEAFRENGLNTMDLNTEFSVARLEAILSTIFLQLNKRMPTTHQISVEQSVLLLLNFLLAAYDPEGLGKISVFVVKMALATLCGGKILDKLRYIFSQIADPTGVMVYSQFDQFLKEVLKLPVTVFEGPSFSYAEQTARTCFAQQKQVSLNVFLDTFMSDPPPQCLVWLPLMHRLANVENVFHPVECSYCHSQSMMGFRYRCQQCHNYQLCQECFWKGLASGSHSNQHQMKEYTSWKSPAKKLSNALSKSLSCASNREQLHPVFSDVPEKPLNLAHVVPPRPANSGNEYTLSHTMPSTNKPFRVAGNEDVKQRILLTRDTPDLLKGKGLLESRTNNQDDEHYLIARYASRLAADRTSVQARVPTDLSLSLDTNKQQRQLIAELESKNKEILQEIQRLRQQHDEASEPLADKSQQNPTLLAELRLLRQRKEELEDRMSALQESRRELMVQLEQLMLLLKEEERKQNQGPGSSSRSSPSHTASSSIPMPVPATSGNTTPSQTPQDSLMGLGGDVIQAFSQSSRRNLRNDLLVAADSITSTMSSLVKELHSEAGSECDSNVDGEADGLESRMLDEDLEGEGGYEKELERRLERELRMDEKTPAGESLHGRGIAQY
- the dtna gene encoding dystrobrevin alpha isoform X1, with amino-acid sequence MVLSGGMIEEAQRSSSTMADRRQLFAEMRALQLDSIRLSTYRTACKLRFIQKRCNLHLVDIWNVIEAFRENGLNTMDLNTEFSVARLEAILSTIFLQLNKRMPTTHQISVEQSVLLLLNFLLAAYDPEGLGKISVFVVKMALATLCGGKILDKLRYIFSQIADPTGVMVYSQFDQFLKEVLKLPVTVFEGPSFSYAEQTARTCFAQQKQVSLNVFLDTFMSDPPPQCLVWLPLMHRLANVENVFHPVECSYCHSQSMMGFRYRCQQCHNYQLCQECFWKGLASGSHSNQHQMKEYTSWKSPAKKLSNALSKSLSCASNREQLHPVFSDVPEKPLNLAHVVPPRPANSGNEYTLSHTMPSTNKPFRVAGNEDVKQRILLTRDTPDLLKGKGVQYSLDIADRLADEHVLIGLYVNLLQKNRTGLLESRTNNQDDEHYLIARYASRLAADRTSVQARVPTDLSLSLDTNKQQRQLIAELESKNKEILQEIQRLRQQHDEASEPLADKSQQNPTLLAELRLLRQRKEELEDRMSALQESRRELMVQLEQLMLLLKEEERKQNQGPGSSSRSSPSHTASSSIPMPVPATSGNTTPSQTPQDSLMGLGGDVIQAFSQSSRRNLRNDLLVAADSITSTMSSLVKELHSEAGSECDSNVDGEADGLESRMLDEDLEGEGGYEKELERRLERELRMDEKTPAGESLHGRGIAQY
- the dtna gene encoding dystrobrevin alpha isoform X2, with the protein product MVLSGGMIEEAQRSSSTMADRRQLFAEMRALQLDSIRLSTYRTACKLRFIQKRCNLHLVDIWNVIEAFRENGLNTMDLNTEFSVARLEAILSTIFLQLNKRMPTTHQISVEQSVLLLLNFLLAAYDPEGLGKISVFVVKMALATLCGGKILDKLRYIFSQIADPTGVMVYSQFDQFLKEVLKLPVTVFEGPSFSYAEQTARTCFAQQKQVSLNVFLDTFMSDPPPQCLVWLPLMHRLANVENVFHPVECSYCHSQSMMGFRYRCQQCHNYQLCQECFWKGLASGSHSNQHQMKEYTSWKSPAKKLSNALSKSLSCASNREQLHPVFSDVPEKPLNLAHVVPPRPANSGNEYTLSHTMPSTNKPFRVAGNEDVKQRILLTRDTPDLLKGKGVQYSLDIADRLADEHVLIGLYVNLLQKNRTGLLESRTNNQDDEHYLIARYASRLAADRTSVQARVPTDLSLSLDTNKQQRQLIAELESKNKEILQEIQRLRQQHDEASEPLADKSQQNPTLLAELRLLRQRKEELEDRMSALQESRRELMVQLEQLMLLLKNQGPGSSSRSSPSHTASSSIPMPVPATSGNTTPSQTPQDSLMGLGGDVIQAFSQSSRRNLRNDLLVAADSITSTMSSLVKELHSEAGSECDSNVDGEADGLESRMLDEDLEGEGGYEKELERRLERELRMDEKTPAGESLHGRGIAQY
- the dtna gene encoding dystrobrevin alpha isoform X3, giving the protein MIEEAQRSSSTMADRRQLFAEMRALQLDSIRLSTYRTACKLRFIQKRCNLHLVDIWNVIEAFRENGLNTMDLNTEFSVARLEAILSTIFLQLNKRMPTTHQISVEQSVLLLLNFLLAAYDPEGLGKISVFVVKMALATLCGGKILDKLRYIFSQIADPTGVMVYSQFDQFLKEVLKLPVTVFEGPSFSYAEQTARTCFAQQKQVSLNVFLDTFMSDPPPQCLVWLPLMHRLANVENVFHPVECSYCHSQSMMGFRYRCQQCHNYQLCQECFWKGLASGSHSNQHQMKEYTSWKSPAKKLSNALSKSLSCASNREQLHPVFSDVPEKPLNLAHVVPPRPANSGNEYTLSHTMPSTNKPFRVAGNEDVKQRILLTRDTPDLLKGKGVQYSLDIADRLADEHVLIGLYVNLLQKNRTGLLESRTNNQDDEHYLIARYASRLAADRTSVQARVPTDLSLSLDTNKQQRQLIAELESKNKEILQEIQRLRQQHDEASEPLADKSQQNPTLLAELRLLRQRKEELEDRMSALQESRRELMVQLEQLMLLLKEEERKQNQGPGSSSRSSPSHTASSSIPMPVPATSGNTTPSQTPQDSLMGLGGDVIQAFSQSSRRNLRNDLLVAADSITSTMSSLVKELHSEAGSECDSNVDGEADGLESRMLDEDLEGEGGYEKELERRLERELRMDEKTPAGESLHGRGIAQY